Proteins encoded by one window of Micromonospora coxensis:
- a CDS encoding F0F1 ATP synthase subunit B, whose protein sequence is MFFLAAEGGESTHNPIVPIWQEIVVGGIAFILLCIVLMKFVFPRMEQTFQARVDAIEGGIKRAEAAQAEANQLLEQYRAQLAEARTDAAKIRDDARADAEGIRQDILAKAREESDRIIAAGKEQLAAERATIVRELRTEVGTIAVDLASKIVGESLADEARRKGTVDRFLSGLESTGAR, encoded by the coding sequence ATGTTCTTCCTCGCCGCAGAGGGTGGTGAGTCGACCCACAACCCGATCGTGCCGATCTGGCAGGAGATCGTGGTCGGTGGTATCGCCTTCATCCTGCTCTGCATCGTGCTGATGAAGTTCGTCTTCCCGCGCATGGAGCAGACGTTCCAGGCTCGGGTCGACGCGATCGAGGGTGGCATCAAGCGTGCCGAGGCCGCCCAGGCCGAGGCCAACCAGCTCCTCGAGCAGTACCGGGCACAGCTCGCCGAGGCGCGGACCGACGCCGCCAAGATCCGGGACGACGCCCGGGCCGACGCGGAGGGCATCCGGCAGGACATCCTCGCCAAGGCGCGGGAGGAGTCCGACCGGATCATCGCGGCCGGCAAGGAGCAGCTCGCCGCCGAGCGGGCCACCATCGTGCGCGAGCTGCGCACGGAGGTCGGCACCATCGCGGTGGACCTGGCCAGCAAGATCGTCGGTGAGTCGCTCGCCGACGAGGCGCGTCGCAAGGGCACCGTGGACCGGTTCCTGAGCGGTCTCGAGAGCACGGGGGCCCGCTGA
- a CDS encoding DUF2550 domain-containing protein, whose amino-acid sequence MEIVEGIGIGIAVVLAAILILFVRRAVVTRSGGIIRLGVRVTTVLDGRGWSPGFGRFVGDELRWYRLFSFALRPKRVLSRKELIVERRRLPEGQERFSMPADWVILRCTSQHAPVEIAMARSTVTGFLSWLEAAPPGAASPRLASQDWPAA is encoded by the coding sequence ATGGAGATCGTGGAAGGGATCGGAATCGGCATCGCGGTGGTCCTCGCCGCAATCCTGATCCTTTTCGTCCGTCGGGCGGTGGTCACCCGTAGCGGGGGCATCATCCGGCTCGGCGTACGGGTCACCACGGTCCTCGACGGTCGCGGCTGGTCTCCCGGATTCGGTCGTTTCGTCGGCGACGAACTCCGGTGGTACCGGCTGTTCAGCTTCGCGCTCCGACCCAAGCGGGTGCTCTCCCGCAAGGAGTTGATCGTGGAGCGGCGTCGGCTGCCGGAGGGGCAGGAGCGCTTCTCCATGCCGGCCGACTGGGTGATCCTCCGCTGTACCAGTCAGCACGCGCCCGTCGAGATCGCCATGGCGCGCTCCACGGTCACCGGATTCCTGTCCTGGCTCGAGGCCGCCCCGCCCGGGGCGGCCTCGCCGCGTCTGGCCTCCCAGGACTGGCCCGCCGCCTGA
- a CDS encoding class I SAM-dependent methyltransferase: MIADTATFLGQFTRHPLSVGALVPSSATLARDITAAVPRTGCPVVVELGPGTGAFTRAIQERLDGRGHHLAVELNPTFAAALAARHPGVEVVTGDAADVDTLLATRGHRRADVVVSGLPWAVLGAARQQTIMGGVLRTLDADGVFTTFAYRHALVAPAARRFRGLLAGRFDEVTVGRTVWGNLPPALVYHCRRPLSPGR, from the coding sequence ATGATCGCCGACACCGCCACCTTCCTCGGCCAGTTCACCCGGCACCCGTTGTCCGTGGGCGCACTGGTGCCCAGCAGCGCCACGCTGGCCCGGGACATCACCGCCGCGGTGCCCCGCACGGGCTGCCCGGTCGTGGTCGAACTCGGTCCCGGCACCGGCGCCTTCACCCGGGCGATCCAGGAGCGGCTGGACGGGCGCGGCCACCACCTCGCCGTGGAACTCAACCCGACCTTCGCCGCCGCCCTCGCCGCGCGCCACCCTGGCGTCGAGGTGGTCACCGGTGACGCGGCCGACGTCGACACCCTGCTCGCCACCCGGGGGCACCGGCGGGCCGACGTGGTGGTCAGTGGGCTGCCGTGGGCGGTCCTCGGGGCGGCCCGGCAGCAGACGATCATGGGTGGGGTCCTGCGTACGCTCGACGCGGACGGTGTCTTCACCACGTTCGCGTACCGGCACGCCCTGGTGGCGCCGGCGGCCCGGCGGTTCCGCGGGCTGCTGGCCGGACGCTTCGACGAGGTCACGGTGGGGCGGACGGTGTGGGGGAACCTGCCCCCGGCCCTCGTCTACCACTGCCGCCGGCCGCTGAGCCCCGGCCGCTGA
- a CDS encoding F0F1 ATP synthase subunit epsilon: MAQQLHVELVAVEEKVWSGEAEMVVARTTEGELGVLPGHAPLLGQLAEPSQVRIKQAGGEQVAYDVAGGFLSVTGEGVTVLAESATPATPAR; this comes from the coding sequence GTGGCACAGCAGCTTCACGTCGAGCTCGTAGCCGTCGAGGAGAAGGTCTGGTCCGGCGAGGCCGAGATGGTCGTCGCCCGGACGACCGAGGGTGAGCTGGGTGTGCTGCCGGGGCACGCGCCCCTGCTCGGCCAGCTCGCGGAGCCCAGCCAGGTCCGCATCAAGCAGGCCGGCGGCGAGCAGGTCGCCTACGACGTCGCCGGCGGCTTCCTGTCGGTGACCGGTGAGGGCGTGACCGTCCTCGCCGAGAGCGCCACCCCGGCCACTCCGGCCCGCTGA
- a CDS encoding F0F1 ATP synthase subunit gamma: MAAQVRVLRQRIRSAKGMKKITKAMELVATSRIAKAQARVEASLPYAQAITGVLTALASNARIDHPLLTPRERVRRAGVLLVTSDRGLAGGYSSNAIKTAESLIARLKADGKDPVLYVIGRKGVSYYRFRDREMAANWTGFSEQPTFDAAREVGETLIKAFTAGADDVDGEAGADGVLGIDELHIVYTEFHSLMTQNPVTKIIGPMQVEDRPRSEGLLPAYEFEPEAEALLDALLPRYINTRIYAALLESAASESAARRRAMKSATDNAEEMIEKYTREMNSARQAGITQEISEIVGGANALAASGSEV; this comes from the coding sequence ATGGCGGCCCAGGTACGCGTTCTTCGTCAACGGATCCGCTCGGCGAAGGGGATGAAGAAGATCACCAAGGCGATGGAGCTCGTGGCGACGAGCCGCATCGCCAAGGCCCAGGCCCGGGTGGAGGCGTCGCTGCCGTACGCCCAGGCCATCACCGGCGTGCTCACGGCGCTGGCCTCGAACGCCCGGATCGACCACCCGCTGCTCACCCCGCGCGAGCGGGTGCGGCGGGCGGGTGTCCTGCTCGTCACCTCCGACCGTGGTCTGGCCGGCGGTTACAGCTCCAACGCGATCAAGACGGCCGAGTCGCTGATCGCCCGGCTCAAGGCGGACGGCAAGGACCCGGTGCTGTACGTGATCGGCCGCAAGGGCGTCTCGTACTACCGGTTCCGCGACCGGGAGATGGCGGCGAACTGGACCGGCTTCTCGGAGCAGCCGACCTTCGACGCCGCGCGTGAGGTGGGCGAGACGCTGATCAAGGCGTTCACCGCCGGCGCGGACGACGTGGACGGCGAGGCCGGGGCGGACGGTGTGCTCGGGATCGACGAGCTGCACATCGTCTACACCGAGTTCCACAGCCTGATGACCCAGAACCCGGTCACGAAGATCATCGGCCCGATGCAGGTCGAGGACCGTCCGCGGTCCGAGGGCCTGCTGCCGGCGTACGAGTTCGAGCCGGAGGCGGAGGCGCTGCTCGACGCGCTACTGCCGAGGTACATCAACACGCGGATCTACGCGGCGTTGCTGGAGTCGGCGGCGAGCGAGTCGGCGGCCCGGCGGCGGGCGATGAAGAGCGCCACCGACAACGCCGAAGAGATGATCGAGAAGTACACGCGCGAGATGAACTCGGCCCGCCAGGCCGGGATCACCCAGGAGATCAGCGAGATCGTCGGCGGCGCGAACGCGCTCGCCGCGTCGGGAAGTGAAGTGTGA
- the atpD gene encoding F0F1 ATP synthase subunit beta, with translation MTAPVETKTATGRVVRVIGPVVDAEFPRDAMPALFNALHVDVNLSGGEKTLTLEVAQHLGDNMVRAISMQPTDGLVRGTEVRDTGSPITVPVGDAVKGHVFNAIGECLNLTEGETLTPDDHWGIHRKAPAFADLEPKTEMLETGIKVIDLLAPYVKGGKIGLFGGAGVGKTVLIQEMITRVARNFGGTSVFAGVGERTREGNDLIAEMTESGVIDKTALVYGQMDEPPGTRLRVALSALTMAEYFRDVKKQEVLLFIDNIFRFTQAGSEVSTLLGRMPSAVGYQPTLADEMGELQERITSVRGQAITSMQAIYVPADDYTDPAPATTFAHLDATTNLERSISDKGIYPAVDPLASSSRILAPEFVGAEHFAVATEVKRILQKYKDLQDIIAILGIEELSEEDKLTVGRARRIERFLSQNTYAAEQFTGVPGSTVPIKETIEAFRKISEGEYDHFPEQAFFMCGGLDDLEKKAKELMAEG, from the coding sequence ATGACTGCCCCAGTAGAGACCAAGACGGCCACGGGTCGCGTGGTCCGGGTCATCGGCCCGGTCGTCGACGCCGAGTTCCCGCGCGACGCCATGCCGGCCCTGTTCAACGCCCTGCACGTGGACGTGAACCTGTCCGGCGGTGAGAAGACGCTGACCCTGGAGGTCGCCCAGCACCTGGGTGACAACATGGTCCGCGCGATCTCGATGCAGCCGACCGACGGCCTGGTCCGCGGCACCGAGGTGCGCGACACCGGCTCGCCGATCACGGTGCCGGTGGGCGACGCGGTCAAGGGCCACGTGTTCAACGCGATCGGCGAGTGCCTCAACCTGACCGAGGGCGAGACCCTCACCCCGGATGACCACTGGGGTATCCACCGCAAGGCCCCGGCCTTCGCGGACCTGGAGCCGAAGACCGAGATGCTGGAGACCGGCATCAAGGTCATCGACCTGCTCGCCCCGTACGTCAAGGGCGGCAAGATCGGCCTGTTCGGCGGCGCGGGCGTGGGCAAGACGGTGCTCATCCAGGAGATGATCACCCGAGTGGCCCGGAACTTCGGTGGTACCTCGGTCTTCGCCGGTGTGGGTGAGCGGACCCGTGAGGGCAACGACCTCATCGCCGAGATGACCGAGTCCGGCGTCATCGACAAGACCGCGCTGGTCTACGGCCAGATGGACGAGCCGCCGGGCACCCGGCTGCGGGTCGCCCTCTCCGCGCTGACCATGGCGGAGTACTTCCGCGACGTGAAGAAGCAGGAGGTGCTGCTCTTCATCGACAACATCTTCCGCTTCACGCAGGCCGGTTCCGAGGTCTCCACCCTGCTCGGCCGGATGCCGAGCGCCGTGGGTTACCAGCCGACCCTGGCCGACGAGATGGGCGAGCTCCAGGAGCGGATCACCTCCGTCCGGGGCCAGGCCATCACCTCGATGCAGGCGATCTACGTGCCCGCCGACGACTACACCGACCCGGCGCCGGCCACCACGTTCGCCCACCTGGACGCGACCACCAACCTGGAGCGGTCGATCTCCGACAAGGGCATCTACCCGGCCGTGGACCCGCTGGCGTCCTCGTCCCGGATCCTCGCCCCGGAGTTCGTCGGCGCCGAGCACTTCGCGGTGGCCACCGAGGTGAAGCGGATCCTGCAGAAGTACAAGGACCTGCAGGACATCATCGCCATCCTGGGTATCGAGGAGCTCTCCGAGGAGGACAAGCTCACCGTCGGCCGGGCCCGGCGGATCGAGCGCTTCCTGTCGCAGAACACCTACGCCGCCGAGCAGTTCACCGGCGTCCCGGGCTCGACGGTCCCGATCAAGGAGACCATCGAGGCGTTCCGGAAGATCAGCGAGGGCGAGTACGACCACTTCCCCGAGCAGGCGTTCTTCATGTGCGGCGGTCTGGACGACCTGGAGAAGAAGGCGAAGGAGCTGATGGCGGAGGGCTGA
- a CDS encoding LCP family protein, with amino-acid sequence MLVGKAGKGGGKSSVWAGVPRWARACTVFGAVLMLLSGAVLVGSEALLARYEGAVGKADLFGDQAAGAQERKSDIKGPLNILLVGVDPRKPETPPLADSIMVLHVPESMDRAYLFSMPRDLYVDIPKFDKANYGGGSGKLNGAMSHGSIVQGQNPSVAQGFELLAKTVQQVTGIDRFDAGAIINFTGFQKIVDAMGGVDMYIERDVKSEHREPDGKHRKGNPYGEGYIGPQAEYKKGNQHLNGWQALDYVRQRYPKNGVPDGDYGRQRHQQQFVKAMVKQAFSADVVTNPIKLDRVVRAAGQSLTFNGRGNSVVDFALALKGVRAENVELIKLPGEGIGTGSAYRGERLLPVAEDFFTALKNEQLDAFLLEHPEFRNRNK; translated from the coding sequence ATGCTCGTGGGTAAGGCCGGCAAGGGCGGTGGCAAATCGTCCGTGTGGGCGGGCGTGCCGCGGTGGGCCCGCGCGTGCACCGTCTTCGGGGCCGTGCTCATGTTGCTCAGCGGCGCCGTCCTGGTCGGCTCGGAGGCGCTGCTGGCCCGCTACGAGGGCGCGGTCGGCAAGGCCGACCTCTTCGGTGACCAGGCGGCCGGGGCGCAGGAGCGCAAGAGCGACATCAAGGGCCCGTTGAACATCCTGCTGGTCGGGGTCGACCCGCGCAAGCCGGAGACCCCGCCGCTGGCCGACTCGATCATGGTGCTGCACGTGCCGGAGTCGATGGACCGGGCGTACCTCTTCTCCATGCCGCGTGACCTGTACGTGGACATCCCGAAGTTCGACAAGGCCAACTACGGCGGCGGCAGCGGCAAGCTCAACGGGGCCATGTCGCACGGCAGCATCGTGCAGGGGCAGAACCCGAGCGTCGCCCAGGGCTTCGAGCTGCTCGCCAAGACCGTCCAGCAGGTCACCGGGATCGACCGCTTCGACGCCGGCGCGATCATCAACTTCACCGGCTTCCAGAAGATCGTCGACGCGATGGGCGGCGTCGACATGTACATCGAGCGGGACGTGAAGTCCGAGCACCGCGAGCCGGACGGCAAGCACCGCAAGGGCAACCCGTACGGCGAGGGCTACATCGGCCCGCAGGCGGAGTACAAGAAGGGCAACCAGCACCTGAACGGCTGGCAGGCGCTGGACTACGTGCGGCAGCGCTATCCGAAGAACGGCGTCCCGGACGGCGACTACGGCCGCCAGCGCCACCAGCAGCAGTTCGTCAAGGCGATGGTCAAGCAGGCGTTCAGCGCCGACGTGGTGACCAACCCGATCAAGCTGGACCGGGTGGTCCGGGCCGCCGGGCAGTCGCTGACCTTCAACGGCCGGGGCAACAGCGTCGTCGACTTCGCCCTCGCCCTCAAGGGCGTCCGGGCGGAGAACGTCGAGCTGATCAAGCTGCCGGGGGAGGGGATCGGCACCGGCTCGGCGTACCGGGGGGAGCGGCTGCTGCCCGTCGCCGAGGACTTCTTCACCGCCCTCAAGAACGAGCAGCTCGACGCCTTCCTGCTGGAGCACCCGGAGTTCCGCAACCGGAACAAGTGA
- a CDS encoding ATP synthase F0 subunit C: MDIYAAVEGSTAAIGYGLAAIGPGIGVGLVFAAYIQSTARQPESSRMTLPYVWIGFAVIEALALLGIAFGFIWQGNL, from the coding sequence ATGGACATCTACGCCGCGGTAGAGGGCAGCACCGCCGCCATCGGCTACGGTCTCGCGGCCATCGGCCCGGGCATCGGTGTCGGCCTGGTCTTCGCCGCCTACATCCAGTCGACCGCCCGCCAGCCGGAGTCGTCGCGGATGACCCTGCCGTACGTCTGGATCGGCTTCGCCGTCATCGAGGCCCTCGCGCTGCTGGGCATCGCCTTCGGCTTCATCTGGCAGGGCAACCTCTAA
- the atpA gene encoding F0F1 ATP synthase subunit alpha, with amino-acid sequence MAELTISTEEIRGALERYVSSYSSDVSREEVGTVADTGDGIAHVEGLPSTMTNELLEFEDGTLGVALNLDVREIGVVVLGDSAKLEEGQRVKRTGRVLSVPVGDAFLGRVVNALGQPIDGLGDIANEGFRELELQAPNVMARQSVEEPLQTGIKAVDAMTPIGRGQRQLIIGDRKTGKTTVALDTILNQRDNWRSGDPKKQVRCIYVAIGQKASTIASIKGILEEAGAMEYTTIVASPASDPAGFKYLAPYTGSSIGQHWMYGGKHVLIVFDDLSKQAEAYRAVSLLLRRPPGREAYPGDVFYLHSRLLERCAKLSDELGGGSMTGLPIIETKANDISAFIPTNVISITDGQIFLETDLFNQGVRPAINVGTSVSRVGGAAQVKPMKKVAGSLRLNLAQYRELEAFAAFASDLDRASRAQLERGSRLVELLKQPNYSPYPVQEQVVSVWAGTEGKLDDIPVGEIRRFESEFLQYLRHKHEGVLAAIADNKWGDDIIGSLDSAIAEFKQIFLGKEDERRINEAPAKPLEGEESRETVTRYADDTEKQ; translated from the coding sequence ATGGCCGAGCTGACCATCTCGACGGAGGAGATCCGCGGCGCCCTGGAGCGCTACGTCTCCTCCTACTCGTCCGACGTCTCCCGCGAGGAGGTCGGCACCGTCGCCGACACCGGCGACGGCATCGCCCACGTCGAGGGCCTGCCCTCGACCATGACCAACGAGCTCCTGGAGTTCGAGGACGGCACGCTCGGCGTGGCGTTGAACCTCGACGTCCGGGAGATCGGTGTCGTCGTTCTCGGTGACTCCGCCAAGCTGGAGGAGGGGCAGCGCGTCAAGCGCACCGGCCGGGTGCTCTCCGTGCCGGTCGGCGACGCCTTCCTCGGCCGCGTGGTCAACGCGCTCGGCCAGCCGATCGACGGGCTCGGTGACATCGCCAACGAGGGCTTCCGCGAGCTGGAGCTCCAGGCCCCGAACGTGATGGCCCGGCAGTCCGTCGAGGAGCCGCTGCAGACGGGCATCAAGGCCGTCGACGCCATGACCCCGATCGGCCGTGGCCAGCGTCAGCTGATCATCGGTGACCGGAAGACCGGCAAGACCACGGTCGCCCTGGACACCATCCTCAACCAGCGGGACAACTGGCGCTCCGGCGACCCGAAGAAGCAGGTCCGCTGCATCTACGTCGCCATCGGCCAGAAGGCCTCCACGATCGCCTCGATCAAGGGCATCCTGGAGGAGGCGGGCGCGATGGAGTACACCACCATCGTCGCCTCCCCGGCCTCCGACCCGGCCGGCTTCAAGTACCTCGCCCCGTACACCGGCTCGTCCATCGGGCAGCACTGGATGTACGGCGGCAAGCACGTCCTGATCGTCTTCGACGACCTGAGCAAGCAGGCCGAGGCGTACCGCGCCGTGTCGCTGCTGCTGCGTCGCCCGCCGGGCCGTGAGGCGTACCCGGGTGACGTCTTCTACCTGCACTCCCGCCTGCTGGAGCGCTGCGCCAAGCTCTCCGACGAGCTGGGTGGCGGCTCGATGACCGGTCTGCCGATCATCGAGACGAAGGCCAACGACATCTCGGCCTTCATCCCGACCAACGTCATCTCCATCACCGACGGCCAGATCTTCCTGGAGACCGACCTGTTCAACCAGGGCGTCCGGCCGGCCATCAACGTCGGCACCTCGGTCTCCCGGGTCGGTGGCGCCGCGCAGGTGAAGCCGATGAAGAAGGTCGCCGGCTCGCTGCGGCTGAACCTGGCCCAGTACCGCGAGCTGGAGGCGTTCGCCGCCTTCGCCTCCGACCTGGACCGGGCCTCCCGGGCCCAGCTGGAGCGGGGCTCCCGCCTGGTCGAGCTGCTCAAGCAGCCGAACTACTCGCCGTACCCGGTGCAGGAGCAGGTCGTCTCGGTCTGGGCCGGCACCGAGGGCAAGCTGGACGACATCCCGGTGGGCGAGATCCGTCGCTTCGAGTCGGAGTTCCTCCAGTACCTGCGCCACAAGCACGAGGGCGTCCTGGCGGCCATCGCCGACAACAAGTGGGGCGACGACATCATCGGCTCGCTCGACTCGGCCATCGCCGAGTTCAAGCAGATCTTCCTGGGCAAGGAGGACGAGCGGCGGATCAACGAGGCCCCGGCCAAGCCGCTGGAGGGCGAGGAGAGCCGCGAGACGGTGACCCGGTACGCCGACGACACCGAGAAGCAGTAG
- a CDS encoding sensor histidine kinase, whose product MGRLRGWWPELLLGLTTAVLGYATTRLTVPAVPREEWAGAFAVAAGLVLVGVRRAPWAVLAVESVLLLVADTVTPTGADNPQLAAGIALGFVAYRTGWAATVAGLLLFWTVTLVNVIDPGNEQILAGGAGAVRLVMLAAMVTAPVAFGRYLRGVRTAARVAEERVREAESRRAAETLAARLAERAMIARDLHDILAHHIGAIALRAGSARYAVQHTGRTDEAVTALGELRDTAAHVLDELRELLDVLRDPETVEPAAGQLEPEQLIRDAEQVVREAGVAVGTTMSPALSATPLVLRTTAARVVRESLTNTLKHAGPGAVASVDIRVADGALLVEVRDSGPERPRPALPPSGYGLAGMRERVGLLGGTLTAGPTPGGGWRVRVRLPIRENT is encoded by the coding sequence GTGGGACGTCTACGTGGCTGGTGGCCGGAGCTGCTGCTCGGGCTGACCACGGCCGTGCTCGGCTACGCCACCACCCGGCTGACGGTGCCCGCGGTGCCCCGGGAGGAGTGGGCCGGCGCGTTCGCCGTCGCGGCCGGGCTGGTGCTGGTCGGCGTACGCCGGGCGCCGTGGGCGGTGCTGGCGGTGGAGTCGGTGTTGCTGCTGGTGGCCGACACGGTGACCCCCACCGGGGCGGACAACCCCCAACTGGCGGCCGGGATCGCGCTGGGCTTCGTGGCGTACCGGACGGGCTGGGCGGCCACCGTCGCCGGGCTGCTGCTCTTCTGGACGGTGACCCTGGTCAACGTCATCGATCCGGGCAACGAGCAGATCCTGGCCGGCGGCGCGGGGGCGGTGCGGCTGGTCATGCTCGCCGCGATGGTCACCGCGCCGGTCGCCTTCGGCCGCTACCTGCGCGGGGTGCGGACCGCTGCCCGGGTGGCGGAGGAGCGGGTCCGGGAGGCGGAGAGCCGGCGTGCGGCGGAGACGCTGGCCGCCCGGCTGGCCGAGCGGGCCATGATCGCCCGCGACCTGCACGACATCCTCGCCCACCACATCGGTGCGATCGCGCTGCGCGCCGGCTCCGCCCGGTACGCGGTGCAGCACACCGGCCGGACCGACGAGGCGGTCACCGCGCTGGGCGAGCTGCGGGACACCGCCGCGCACGTGCTGGACGAGCTGCGGGAACTACTGGACGTGCTGCGCGACCCGGAGACGGTCGAGCCGGCCGCCGGACAGCTCGAACCGGAGCAGCTCATCCGAGACGCCGAGCAGGTGGTCCGGGAGGCGGGTGTGGCGGTCGGTACGACGATGTCCCCGGCGTTGTCCGCCACTCCGCTGGTGCTGCGGACGACGGCGGCGCGGGTGGTACGGGAGTCGCTGACGAACACGTTGAAGCACGCCGGCCCCGGGGCGGTCGCCTCGGTGGACATCCGGGTCGCCGACGGCGCCCTGCTGGTGGAGGTGCGGGACAGCGGCCCGGAGCGGCCACGGCCGGCGCTGCCGCCCTCCGGGTACGGGTTGGCCGGGATGCGCGAGCGGGTCGGCCTGCTCGGTGGCACGCTCACGGCAGGCCCCACACCCGGTGGTGGATGGCGGGTGCGGGTCCGGCTGCCGATCAGGGAGAACACGTGA
- a CDS encoding response regulator translates to MIRVLVVDDQALVRAGVGLLLRTAGDLEVVGEAGDGAEAVRLTERLRPDVVLMDLRMPRLDGIEATRRILDRHPGARVVVLSTFADDENVYGALGAGAIGYLVKDGAPEDLIDAVRRAARGESLLAPDVLARIVRRAVAAHEQEVHPGPAAESGRRLLSLREREVLALVGAGLSNAEIGVRLHLGVTTVKTHVSAAMEKLELRNRVQAAVVAHRLGLVDDDFRPVPDPGAP, encoded by the coding sequence GTGATCAGGGTGCTCGTCGTCGACGACCAGGCGCTGGTCCGCGCCGGTGTCGGCCTGCTGCTGCGGACCGCCGGCGACCTGGAGGTGGTCGGCGAGGCCGGCGACGGCGCCGAGGCGGTCCGGCTCACCGAGCGGTTGCGACCGGACGTGGTGCTGATGGATCTGCGGATGCCCCGCCTGGACGGTATCGAGGCGACCCGGCGGATCCTGGACCGGCACCCGGGCGCGCGGGTGGTGGTGCTGTCCACCTTCGCCGACGACGAGAACGTCTACGGCGCGCTGGGCGCGGGCGCGATCGGCTACCTGGTGAAGGACGGCGCGCCGGAGGACCTGATCGACGCGGTGCGCCGGGCTGCACGGGGCGAGTCGCTGCTCGCCCCGGACGTGCTGGCCCGGATAGTCCGGCGGGCGGTCGCCGCGCACGAGCAGGAGGTACACCCCGGGCCGGCGGCGGAGTCCGGCAGGCGTCTGCTCAGCCTCCGGGAGCGTGAGGTGCTGGCGCTGGTCGGGGCGGGGCTGTCGAACGCGGAGATCGGCGTCCGGCTGCACCTGGGGGTGACGACCGTGAAGACGCACGTCTCCGCCGCCATGGAGAAGCTGGAGCTGCGCAACCGGGTGCAGGCGGCGGTGGTGGCCCACCGGTTGGGGCTGGTCGACGACGACTTCCGCCCGGTGCCGGACCCGGGTGCCCCCTAG
- a CDS encoding F0F1 ATP synthase subunit delta → MQAASRESYKVAAERLDAYVRGAEPSAVATTADDILSVAALLRREPRLRRALSDPARSGADRSGLLGEMLRGRIGADALDLLVTLVSGRWSVPSELLDGTERLGVEALLASADSAGELGEVEDELFRFGQVVSGSPELSNALSDPMVPAERRATLVDQLLAGKARPVTGYLVGVALGGFGGRSFSGALTRLVELAADRRDRQVAYVTVAAPLSDEEERRLGARLSAMYGREVSVKQTVDPEVLGGVSVRVGSDLYDGTVLRRLNETRNALAKR, encoded by the coding sequence ATGCAGGCCGCCAGCCGGGAGTCGTACAAGGTCGCGGCCGAGCGCCTCGACGCGTACGTCCGCGGCGCGGAGCCGTCGGCGGTGGCCACCACCGCCGACGACATCCTCTCCGTCGCCGCGCTGCTGCGGCGCGAGCCGCGGTTGCGTCGGGCGCTGTCGGACCCGGCGCGCTCCGGCGCGGACCGCTCCGGTCTGCTCGGTGAGATGCTGCGCGGCCGGATCGGCGCGGACGCGCTCGACCTGCTCGTCACGCTGGTCTCCGGCCGTTGGTCGGTGCCCTCGGAGCTGCTCGACGGCACCGAGCGGCTCGGCGTCGAGGCGCTGCTGGCCAGCGCCGACTCCGCCGGCGAGCTGGGCGAGGTCGAGGACGAGCTGTTCCGCTTCGGGCAGGTCGTCTCCGGCTCGCCGGAGCTGTCCAACGCGCTCTCCGACCCGATGGTCCCGGCCGAGCGGCGGGCCACCCTGGTGGACCAGCTGCTCGCCGGCAAGGCCCGCCCGGTGACCGGCTACCTCGTCGGGGTCGCCCTCGGCGGGTTCGGGGGACGCTCCTTCAGCGGGGCGCTCACCCGGCTGGTCGAGCTGGCCGCCGACCGGCGGGACCGGCAGGTCGCGTACGTGACCGTGGCCGCCCCGCTGAGTGACGAGGAGGAGCGACGCCTCGGTGCCCGCCTCTCCGCGATGTACGGTCGAGAGGTTTCCGTCAAGCAGACGGTGGACCCGGAGGTGCTCGGTGGGGTGAGCGTGCGGGTCGGCTCCGACCTGTACGACGGCACCGTTCTGCGCCGCCTCAACGAGACCCGCAACGCGCTCGCGAAGCGCTGA